The Zingiber officinale cultivar Zhangliang chromosome 2A, Zo_v1.1, whole genome shotgun sequence genomic sequence TGATATCTGTTTCCGCACCTTGAAACTTTCAAATCCCACATGTGAGTCTATTGCTTCCCTCCTTGCCTCTGCGCTGCACTTGTTTGATGTTACATGACTAGTTATGTTTTTTTATCCTACATGCCAGTTGGTGATCTCAATCACTTGATCTCTGCTACAATGAGTGGTGTCACTTGCTGTCTTCGCTTCCCTGGACAGCTCAATTCTGACCTGCGGAAGCTTGCAGTCAACCTCATCCCTTTTCCCCGCCTGCACTTCTTCATGGTTGGGTTTGCACCTCTTACCTCAAGGGGTTCGCAACAATACCGGGCTCTCACTGTACCTGAACTAACCCAGCAAATGTGGGATGCCAAGAATATGATGTGTGCTGCTGATCCCCGCCATGGTCGATACTTAACTGCTTCAGCCATGTTCCGTGGTAAGATGAGCACGAAGGAAGTTGATGAGCAGATGCTCAATGTGCAGAACAAGAACTCGTCCTACTTTGTGGAGTGGATACCAAACAACGTGAAGTCCAGTGTGTGTGACATTCCACCCAAGGGGCTCAAGATGGCTTCAACTTTCATTGGCAATTCGACCTCCATCCAAGAGATGTTCAGGAGGGTGAGCGAGCAATTCACTGCCATGTTCAGGAGGAAAGCTTTCTTGCATTGGTACACTGGAGAGGGTATGGATGAGATGGAATTCACAGAGGCTGAGAGCAACATGAATGACCTGGTGGCTGAGTACCAGCAGTACCAGGATGCAACAGCAGAGGAAGAAGAGTACGAGGACGAGGGAGCAGAGGAGGAAGAAGTCTGAGTAATTCCTCCTTGTATTTTGAAATATGGGTTTGCTTTTTTTATTTCTGCTTGGCTTGTCGTGGATTTGGTTTCTATTGTTAGACATATGCTCTATATGTTTGTCGTGGCCATGAATTGAATGTGATATGTTGAGACTTTGGAGCCTTTTGACTCTAATTATGGGTCCTCGTTGAGATTAAATCTTTTTGTTCCGTCTTTCATAATAGTAGAATTTTGATATCAAATAATTCTGGTTCTCCACTCACTTTTTAAGGTTTGCCTTTGCTATAGTTAGCAATTCGAAGATCACAGATGCCCCCTAGTAGACATTTATATGCAACTTCCTGCATCATGATTCAAAGCACAAGAGCAATGCATTTGGCTTGAGTGGCAGCCATCGTGACACGATACAGAAACCAATTCACAGGACGAACTCAAGACATAAGTTTGTCTCTGATACATTCATGGATGATCCATGTAATTTGTTGGCAGAACCACTGGCAAGTTAATCAGTAGCAAGAGTATGAATCGGATTTCCCGGTTGAGTTGCCCATTCAGTCCATGATCCATCATAAACTGGAACATCCAGCTTTCCAAGGCGATGAAGACCCTGAAGAGGCATTCATCAGTTAACCAATTTCCGATAGGGGCACATGAAGAAATCTTACCACGCATAGTATGCAGGCAGTCATCCCACTTCCGCAGGAGGCAACAATTGGGTTGTCCAAAGATACGCCTACAAGTAGGAACAGAAAAAGTCAAGTAAtattcaagttaattaaattatttacaaaTGTTTTCTTTAACTTTTCCTATATTCTTATCATATCTTCCACTTTGATCGATCATCTCTTGTAACTATAAAATCTAATGGTCATCTTTAAATATGTCACCTCAACTATTAGAATTACACCTAATAAATGTATATATCCATCAAAGCATTTTTCATATATATtatgctatttttttttatcatctaaACATTCTAATACATAACTTTGTGATAAATTATATCCTTAATATCCCTTGTCGAACGATAAATTCCAGATACCTAAAACTTAGATTACATTTTCATACTAAAATTACATCACATTTACTTATACAGATTCATAGCATTATCATGTGAAGCCTTATCAAGTTTCCGGCCTTTTTCAGATAAGCAAAGTTTAACAATCGACACAAATTTATATTGGTAGCATGATTGGTCACACTAGAGCATTTGGATAAAGAGGCTTTTCATGTAAAAGAGGCTGTCACCTGCTTGTGAAAACTTTTTATGAAGCTCATCTTCAGGCAAAAGCAGGCTTGAACTATCAACCATCTGCTCATAAACAGAATAATTACATTAGAACACCACAAACTCTTTATCAACAAGCATACGTGTGTAGGATTCagtgctatagctttatattaaAGCATCTCGATTCTGCAACACCACTTTTGACATTTTAGGATTTGAGGAAGTAAACAAAAAAATGTAATTAATTTGAATTACTGTAGAGTGTGTGTATGTGCATGAAGCCTAATCTTGCTtgtcttcttctccataattCTCAAACTCATTGCAATTTATAAGTATGAAAAATACTAACCTTAATTGTCTTAGTCTCCAGTCTCAATCATATTGCATTTCCCATATATTTCATTTGAGTTCTTACATGAACTAAAGTCGAAGTCGATGATGTGTGCCATGGATCAAGTAACAAGCATTGGGTACATGTTATATTAAACATACATTGGAGACTCTGAAAGGTGTAAATAGCGAGCCACCTCATTCAATTGTTTTTAGTACACATTACCTCTGTGAATGGAACACATTTACTTTCTGGAATATGACCACTTTTGATTCCCTCCCGAGGCTCAGGAGCTACACCATCAAACCTGCATATGGACACAAATCTTTAATAATGAAGTGTTCTCATCACAAGTTCTTTGGATTATGGGAACCTCAATTATGACAAAAGAGATAGACTGAGAAATATTTTGAAACTAAAGTACAAAAAATAGGtaataaaatataagaagaaatttATTGAAAGTTGTTGAGGACCTGAAAACCTAAGCAAGTGCATCATATCTCAGACAATAATGAATTTTTAAGGAGATTATTCATTTGTTAACTCAAATGAACTTTTAGCAAGTGCATCATCTAAGCAAAGTCTACTTACCACAAGTATGACCCTcctaattatgttttttttttggtttttaagATGCACAGATTTCTTTGGTTTGCAGAACTTGTAGCTTTATCAAACACAATTTGACTTGAAATTTTCCAGTAGCAAATGCAGTTTTCCGGTGTACTAAACGATACATATAAAATATGGCTTTGATTCTAGTGtgcaaagaaaggatttaaaaattCAACATGTCAACATGAAGGTAGCAAAAAACCATTTTTGAACCAGTAAACATGGTATTTTCTACAAGATATTGAAGCCAACTCTTGGATATTACCTGCCCTTTGATCGAGCGTCTAGAAGTTGATGGGTTTTGTCAGTCATATTTTGTTTGACCTGAAACATAGATAATCTCTGTTCTAAATGGTTATCAGCCACAAATGAACAAGGGAAATCTATCATTAGCAAAACTATTATGACAAGAATTGTAGCAACTTGCCCACAATAAATATTCTTGTATCATGGCAATTTATTCATTGTGTCCTTTGTATGAGACACAAATAAAATTGGAAACATATCCATAAAGTAGGTGAAAATTTCAGAATCCACTATTTGATGCAAGGTTCTAAGGACCTAACACTAAATAGATCAGGATCTATATGTGAATACACCAAACTCAAGGATTTTTAAATTTACAATGACAGTAAGATAATACATATAAATGTGAAGGGGGCTACCTCAAGGATAACCCTAATATTTTTCCCATGTTAACATGGTATTCAAGTGAGGGCGATCTCCTCAACCATCGATACAACCAAATCTTGACCATGTTGCATGTTGCATGTGAACCAATCCACTTGCCCATTTATACCCTTCTCCTTTTAGAAGGCCATCATCATCCTTGGGATCTTGTCCCACATCTACCTATTCTTCACAAGGGCATCCATatcaaggttcaaaatctcaagCCGTACTAAAGTTTCAGTTATTGATTGGAACGAAACTGTTTCGGTCTTATACCGATGTTTCGATGCATAGTGCCAGTAATGAATTGGAGTTGAAGAAGGAAATGAATCATAGGAGGAGACATTGTGTGTGCCGAGTATGGTTTTAAATCTTATACCATATGGAACGAAACCGTCGAAACATATCATTCTGCTAAATTATCAAAACTCAACATCACTTAACACATATAGTGTCTCCTTCCTTTGCTTTATTTCCTTCCTCCTTCAACCTTCATTCTATCACCGACACCATGCATTAGAGCATTGACACAATACTGGAGTGGTATCTTTCAGGTTAAAGATCGAAACTACGACACGACTCGAGATTTTGAACTTGGTGCTGAGTGGCATCGAGTTACATTGATTTATTAGAATGATATATTTCGACCGTTTCACTCAATCCAGTACGAAATTTCAAACCATGATCTATATAATCAAGCATGACCTATTCTTTCCTAGGCATCTAAGGATCGAGTCTTAGCTTCGACGAATTAACGAATGAATTTCATTTAATGGGCAGTTACACCTAAGAACGCTAGGTTGATGAGTCACTCGCTAcgagtgcttcccgatttacccttgGCTGGTAGGAAACTTCCATTGGGTCGGGTCGGTCACCCAGGATTAATCGACGTAAGCTATATACCTGGTGCCAACTTTTTTTTAAGCATGACCTATTCTTGTCCCACCTCTTCTTCAACACATATGACAAGATCTTTACAAGAGTATGCCTATTATTGAATGAGCTATCGACTAAGGCTTTGTTTCCTATAAAGGaaggataaaattaaagaaaaaatctCGTTTCCTATAAGTTTTCCATCCAAATGTCAATTGTTTTAGCCAAGAAGCTTTCAGTGAAACATGAAagtcaaaaagaaaaaatatgctTGTGATAATTAACTTACTCTTCATTTGTTCATAATTATTTGTCATCCTCATTTTTAAGAACTTTAGTTCTTAAGTTTTGAATGTATCTTATAATTACTAAATGTTAACCACTTGCAAACACCTAACATCTCAAGAAAAGCAAGAGTTGCCGCCTTAAAAGTGCCAAACATTTGCATAACAGGTTACATAGGACACAAATGTTCACTGTCAGTATTTCAGTTTAGGTGGTAATTGACCTCTAAAAGATTGATTGGAGCAGCTATTGGATAAACAATTTTTGTTTAATTATCTCAATCTTTCTACAAAAACCATTCAAATTTCACAATGCTACCGGTCATTTTGACAGGATTGGAAGCCTGTGTTCTAGCTTCAGATCTAGTATTCTGAGAGTTAACTCTTGGGCCTGACAAAGGAATCTAAAGGTGTGTTTCCTATAAAGAAACAACAATATAAGTTTGTTTTTCACATGCAATGGAATTCACATAtccaactttaaaaaatatattattttttttcaaatctatttttgattgatatttttaataaattaaagttttaaaattaagcttcctccctcttttcttccttctaagAAACCAGTCCGATGGAAAACTTTACTTCTTTTCTTCCCTCTAAGGAAACTAAACTCATGAAAATATTTCCTAATCATTTGTCCGATGAATTCTTCCCCCCAATTTTCATTTTCCCCTGATCTTAGTGGGAACTAGGGCCTATGGATTATAGAATTTATTTTTTCAGCCAACAAATGGTTAAGCATACCAAAAAATTGCCGAGGTCTAAGAAGTGTAGGTTGGTTGAAATTCAGACCTTTAGCAAAAAGTCTCGTTTCTCTCCTGCTAGCAATTTCAAATAGATTGATCAATAGATAGATAAGAGAGAGGAGACAAAAAATGAGTGTGACCTGGTAAAAACATGATGATCTAATACACCTCCATAACCTGTAAACACACCCTGTAATTGGGAGAAGAGGAGTGAAGTATGATTGAGAGCTCGATTTGGCTACATGGATCTTATCTAAAATCAAAGTTTTCATATCTTAAAAAAGTGAAAGAATGCTTGCAAGTTATGTTGACTTTGACATTTGAATAATGCTAATGTTCATATTGAAAATGATTTTTGTTCCAGAAGTGAGAAGTATCCAAACCTGTTCTATTCCCCAAATCATCTGAGGCCGAAAGTTTGTTTTAAATGTGGCAGGCCCAACCTATGAGTGATAGAAGCAGCATAAAATTATCCACTGCCATaacaagagaaagagagaaaaaattgTACGATAAGTAAAACCCATATGATGGCACCAAGTTCTTCAAGATGACAAACATAGAAGCATCTGAGAGGAATGGTTTAACTTGGAACCCCAATCTCACAAATAAAAAATCTAACTCTTCTAGTGCAAAAGGAAGGcatatttaaattaatcatttttttcatTGAATCATTGTTCTATAAGATCAATGTCAAATCCTAAATGAATAACAAGCAACTACAAAATAAGTTTAGAGCATTGTAAATGCTATTTGAATGGCTATAAAATGCTAGTAATTTGCATCTCTGAATCTTGCTTTCAGAAGCGTACCAGGAATAGTTTCAGAGTGcctgtaaaatactaatatctGCACATCCCTCTTGTTTTCAAATACTAGTACTTTACTGCTCTTCACATCCCTCCCACTTTCATATAtccaaacaaaaaaaaagttgGATCCGCAACCTCAACGACCCCCTAGAGCCGGCCCCACAGGAATGGAGAGAGGTAAATTCAGGCACACAGGCAGGAGGCACATGGTGGGGTGAATTCCAGGTTATGAGTTCATGTGAGATTCGGCCCCTAGCTATTACACCAAAAATGTCATGTGCCACCATCTGCGCTACACCTTGGGGGCAAAAAACACTTCTCTTTGTAATTGTCTTACTATCTTTTTTTTGTGTGTATTAGGAAACAGAATCCCATCATTCTGTTATTATGTTTTTGATCACTAATTTAGATAAAGACCAACATGACAAAAAATTCGAAGTTTTCATTTCCCTTATCAACATTTAACAATTCATAATCCAAGGGTACAAAAGGTGCATGAGGAAATTGAAGTCAATTACACATCTTCAATAGTCTGTATCTTAAGAATGAATATaggacaaaataaataaaaaacccCTGGTCTATCAGTTGATCTTAAAATATAAAATTGGCATGTAGATGGAATATGAAACTTACATATTGACCATGATATATGCTTTTAATAGCTTTACGGACTGCAGTAGCTCTCAGAGTAACATTTTCAGGTGTGGTTGCTTCAACTTCATATCCAGCTTTAAGCCAATGTGGCAAACCTCCATTCAACACCCAAACCTTATTGTGCCCAAAAATTCGGAACGTCCTATTTACGTATTATCATTTCAGAAAGGTGAATTATTTGATAATTGAAAGAGAAACCATAATTTAAATAGTAACAATATCAACAAACAGAATATAGAGTCCTTAAATTATATAGTAAAATTTAAATGGATCCTTCCTTACATTCAAATCTCCTATACATGGCAAAGGATAATGTATTCATATATTTCCTGCAACAGTTATGTGATGATTTCAACTCTTAATCAACCATCTCTGTTTTATTCACACTTTTCTACTCATGAAAAATATGGACATGATCCAGATTCAATGATTTTCAATAAGAGAACTTCCtcaaaacaaaatttcctaaatgagaaattttaaatcGGCCAAGagcaataaaaaaaatcatttgggGTTCATACACTAAGGCTTCATTAGTTTGCTATAAAAAAGTTATTTATATAAAatgtattttgaaaaaataattaaggaaaataaatatttttcttttgcttAGAGTTGATAGCTGgaaaatattttctatatttaCCACACAATAGTGAAAATATTTTTCTCTTCTCCAAGTTAGGTTAATTGGGTGAGCCAAGGCGAGTCACATGAGTTGATTGAGACAGGTGGGTCACATGCCTAATCAGCCAACACGGACTGTCCAGCAATCCCAATGTTCCTGGTCTACCCAACCAACACAACTTGGCCTACTCAATCTGACCACCCGGCTTGCTTGAACTGCCTATCCTGCTCAAAGAATTCAGCTTGGCTAAATCAACCAACCCTCTTAGATTAACCGGTCTACTCAGCCGTTCAAATTGATAACATTACACTTGCTAAAAATAAAATGAGACCATATTTATCTTTCTAATTAAACTCCCAATAACTCatgtattttcatatttgtcataTAGTAGTTTAGGGTTATTAAGATGGTTTTGTAAAAACATCTTCATGGTGTGCATTATTCAAAATCAGATATGAGACCATATTGTGTTCCTTGGACTCGTAGAAGTAATATCTGCTTTCCTTTTTATCATACAAGCAGTGTAGGGTCACCAATGGCTTTGCAAAATACCTTGATGAGCTTGTGTTGTCCTATGACGAAAGCATATATTAATTCCCGGGAGTTCAAGAAGGTTTGATTTTATGGTTTGGCAAGTGCAGAGCCATCAATGTATTTTCACAATCACACTTTAATGACCCTATAATATTTATGCAACTTAATATGGATATGAATTCACCCTAAGAGTCTAGAAAGCATAAACATACTCTTATCTTAGGTTGCTAAAGTGCAAGGCCATGATATTTTTctgtaaaaaaaaacttgatgGCCATGCACTACTCATATgataaaaatgaaaatatttatgAGTTTTGGTAGACTAAGGAATAGAAATATGATCTTATTTTAATTCTTTGGCAAGTGCAAGGCCACCAAGCTGTTTTTGTAAACCATTTTAATGGCCTAACATTAGTcattttgccaaaaaaaaaaaacaaactactAGCACCTTCTTGGGAGCCTCAAGTAGACTATTCCAGTCTTTTCTAGTGGACAATAATCATTCTTCAAAAATGAATATCAGAGCGTTTTGAAATAAAAACACACTGATGGTACTTATTAACACATTTTAACCCcccaaaaaaaattgttttgcaGTTCTTGCTCTCAGGAATTATGGCATATTTATTTGTCCAAAATATTAAGTTTTGGCCctccaaaaaaaatcaaaaaaaggtGTTAATTCTATGTATTTGGAGGTATTTTGAGAAAGTGGTGCATGATTTAGGAAAATACAAAATGAGGTATGtaatttggaaaaataaaaacttttaTGCATTATTTAGGGAATTTGTCTATTATAATTTTAGACTATACGATCTATAATATTAGCAAATCCACTAACTAATCCTCGGAACTAATAATAAGGTGACAAGTTTACTAGTTGATGAAATGATAATTAATCCCTATGGGTTTTGTACTCTCATGGAACAATAAATTAGGCTATGAATATGGTAGCTTGATCTTTACAATACAGCatcatcttctcctttttgattcttctatcTTATTTTCAactattgttagttagagtcacATCAATATATTCTTAGTTAGTAGAGCTTTTCTTTAATTATATTGTCGGCTAAACAAAGCACCTTATGAGTTAGATATATGCAGTTTGGAATTTACTTCTAGGTTCTTTGTAGTTTGTAGTATATTCTTTTGTATTTTGATGATGGCACCTGCAGAAGTGAATGACATAGATATCTTTTGTAAGTTGAATTTCTAAAAGATACCAAGCAAGTGCCCAAGAGATTGTAACATTGTTAATGCAGGAGCATGCCAAGCTGCCACTGGCCATGGAGATCAACTTGGGTTGTGAAAGTAAGCCTTGAATATCCATCCAACTTACCAGTATGGTCAAATGGATGTTTAATTTAGTCTCAATGGAAGAAAAATGGTATATGAATGTAATTTTAATTACTTGTCAATCACCCTAATCCACAAGGCAAAATTATATAATCCCGACTTGAAATTATAGTCCATGCAAGCATGCAGCATGCCAACAGTCTAGGAAGCATTCATCCTGCACTATCAACTAAACTACACGGTCTGATCATTTTGATAACCATTGTAGAtacaaatttaatatttaatacaaCTATAGCATTGTAGCATATCCACATGCAACTGAATTACTGGAATGGGTAGGATAacaagaatattttgtaatataaaTACAGATAAGTGCCACTATCTTGATAAGGAAAGCAAAGGGAAAGACAGATTATTTTAAACTACACCTAAATTATCTTAACCTTGACTAAGTCAACTTGAAACATTAGAAAACACATTCCAACAAGAACATTATTGGAACTTATGAGCAATGAAGCACAAATTAAAGAGTTTACAATTGAAAATCACATTCCAAACGTACCACCAGACACGAGGAGCACTAAATAGTCCTTTTCCATCATAAATAATGACACTATCCGTGTTTTGAATACCGAGAACAGAAACTGCAGCTGCAAAAGCTTCTTCCAATGGTAACATGTGCGGCAACTGATTCAAGTGGAATGCTTTAATATTTTAGGGAAAATAGTTCAGAAGGTCAGTGAGTAAGAAATAGAAGTATAGGAACCAGTTTGGGTAGCCTAAATACTATTAGTTAATCCAGTGCCTATTCTAAGAATACTACTGAATCAAAACACAGATATATTGATGTGGATCTTGAGTTAGACAAGACTGAATCTCATTTCTTATTTATTATCTCTACTAGATAAAAATGTGATCAAGGTGAGGATTATGGTTCCTTGTTCACTTAAATGTTTTAATCTGCAAAATAAAGGAAATAAGTGATCAGAATCAAGCCATGACCAGAACCACCAGAAGAAACAAGATATGGAACAAGCTGCTCACTCACATTTGCAAAACATGGCATACAAGATGTTAATGACACAACAAGTATTGTAGCTATAAAAATCAAAGTCTGCTACTGAGTTAGATTCAAGTATTCAACAGGACTCAAAAATGTACCACGAATACTTGAGGGGTTTTTTTGACAGAGGAAAAGTGTGGTTAAACCTTCCTAAGGTATATAGAATATTTAGTACGTATCCAAATTCTTGAAAACTAACTAAAGCACTAAAACTTTGGTTCTTTGACCAGTCACATAGATATTTTGGACTGCAAGATCAAGGAAATAAGTGTTCAAACTTGAACTATGACCCATTCAACCCACAACCAACAGAAGAAAAATGTGGGACAAGTTACTTAAACTcacatttggaaaaaaaaaacggTGTATGAGAAAACAGTGAATTTAGAAGTTAAAGACAGAACAAGTACTGAAACTATAAAAACCACAGTCAGCACCTAAGCGCAATTCAACAAACTTTAATGTGCCCTATCTACTAGTGGGCCTTTTTTGATAGGGGAGAAGGGTGATTAAAGCTTCTAAAGGTATATAGAAACTTACTATGTATCAAAATTCATGAACGCCTGATAAAGCACTAAAATTTTGGTTGATTGTCTATACCTACCAACACATTTCCAGATATCATTGGATTGAAAGAAATTATAACAATTTGATAAATCGAATAAGACAGCAACTTTCTGGCCTTACAATGTAAAGGAATCTAGTGGGAATCTCTGGTAGTTTTTGGTAGTGCATACATCTTAATTATAGAAAGCTCCTAAAATAATCTCAAGTCTTACACAAGTAAATCACACCACCAATGATAGTACATTAATGCCACTATAAAATTCCTATTTATAAGGGAAAACATCACAAGGGAAGTAACCATAGCTATCAAGCATTCCTGGACAATGACCCAATACAAGCTTAGCAGTCAGAATGATTATCAACTCATTTAACTCCATGTTTATCTAGAAACCACTTAAACCTATATAATCTAAATGACTctttaaatctaaaataaaaataagcaaaaatGATCAGATCAATCAATGTGAAAGTGGTTTGATAGGTTGAAACACTTCGGTTAACCTGAACATTTCATCCATAAAACCAATCGCATTGGCCAACAGACCAATTCTAAGTTTTCTAGCTGAATTGATTATGTTATCCTAGTCTAAGTTTTATAATGCAAGTCATCAAGCTTTACAAGTCTCAAACTTGTAGATTGTTTGATTAATCAAAATCTCATGAAGGAATTTGGAACTCCTGGAAGATAACAAATAATCCAGCCAGGAGACATGCATGAAAATAGTGTAACATCAAAATGTGTctataatttagaaattaatattgctaatttatttccaaaaaagtaaaacaagaaaagGAATGCAAAGTTTCAGGAACAAAGTAAAGGATATACGGGATTGTTTATGAAGCCTAATGGTCATGTAATTTTTTAATAGTATATGCATCAAAAGAGATGAACCAATTTTATGGGTTTGCTTTTCtttttttccaaaaattcccaaagTTGAACCTAACCATAATTTTTGTTGCGGCATTCATTTTCCCCCTGTTTCTAACTCCTTCAATTACTTCATGAAATAACTAGGAGATTTTGACCAAGATATCACTAGAAAACTATGAAAAACTTGTCATCATTTCCCAAGTTAGATGCTCTTTAGATcctatttcatagaattaattcgCCCAATCAATTGATTTCAATATATCACCAAATCTGCAAGTAGATCAACCTCATCTTTGATTGGGCTCCAGGTGCAAATGGATTGTTTCTGTTCTAAAAGGCTTAGCTTGATTGTTTATATTCTAATGGCTTCTAATATATGTCATTGTGGTGGCTAAACGTCTCTGAATTATAAGTGTGCCTTCTagattcaaaattttatttgtgtACTTATTTAAActtttgtttaataaattattcaTAATTACTTCCCTTATCCACTCTTGTATATCTACGTACTTtatgaaatttaataaatttaagcAGGTTTGCTACCTAGCCTgtcagttttttttaaaatgaatatttGATGCTTCTGCTAAAAAGAGGATCATTTCCTTTAGTTTATCCTATAATTAACCTGAACATAATCCAGTGATCCTTAAGAATCATAGATATGAAGGATATTGTGAAATACAATTTCATAAGTAAAAAAAACTTGAATAATCAAAAGAAAAACAGGGATAAATTTACATAGAGTTACCAACATGACCTGCATTCTCTAATATTATTCTATTAATGCAAATAATATAACAGTTAAAAAGCAGAGTGTAAGATATCTCACATCAGTTGTTGGGTCAGAAATTTGATCAATATCAAAGAAAACGGCACCCGGAATGTGAGCAACCTGAATCAAATACAGTGGTGGAATTTTGCAAACAAAAAAAATTGGGCTACAGAATTTGAAGGAGTAATGTTTGAGCTTACACTAGAAAGCTTGGCAACAGAAAAATTAATCCAAATTAATAATCTAGACTGAGATTGAAAAGTATTAATGAGAAAAGCCCAGCTATTGACATGAGCAGTTGATTGATCTCCAACTAATCTTTTTCTAGAACATGAAGATCCACAGCAAGGGAATAACCAAATACTAGGAAGATCATGCTTCACAGGATATAGAAGAAATGGTTAGGGAGGCCTAATTGATAAATACAACCTTTTACCTTTTCCACTATAACCCTATATAGATCATATAATCCTTCTGAGGTT encodes the following:
- the LOC122041816 gene encoding tubulin beta chain-like, yielding MREILHIQGGQCGNQIGAKFWEVICDEHGIDGTGKYNGDSDLQLERINVYYNEASGGRYVPRAVLMDLEPGTMDSVRSGPFGQVFRPDNFVFGQSGAGNNWAKGHYTEGAELIDSVLDVVRKEAENCDCLQGFQVCHSLGGGTGSGMGTLLISKIREEYPDRMMLTFSVFPSPKVSDTVVEPYNATLSVHQLVENADECMVLDNEALYDICFRTLKLSNPTFGDLNHLISATMSGVTCCLRFPGQLNSDLRKLAVNLIPFPRLHFFMVGFAPLTSRGSQQYRALTVPELTQQMWDAKNMMCAADPRHGRYLTASAMFRGKMSTKEVDEQMLNVQNKNSSYFVEWIPNNVKSSVCDIPPKGLKMASTFIGNSTSIQEMFRRVSEQFTAMFRRKAFLHWYTGEGMDEMEFTEAESNMNDLVAEYQQYQDATAEEEEYEDEGAEEEEV
- the LOC122041817 gene encoding thiosulfate/3-mercaptopyruvate sulfurtransferase 1, mitochondrial-like isoform X2 yields the protein METREPIVSAEWLHSNLANSDIKVLDASWYMPQEKRNPLEEYQVAHIPGAVFFDIDQISDPTTDLPHMLPLEEAFAAAVSVLGIQNTDSVIIYDGKGLFSAPRVWWTFRIFGHNKVWVLNGGLPHWLKAGYEVEATTPENVTLRATAVRKAIKSIYHGQYVKQNMTDKTHQLLDARSKGRFDGVAPEPREGIKSGHIPESKCVPFTEMVDSSSLLLPEDELHKKFSQAGVSLDNPIVASCGSGMTACILCVGLHRLGKLDVPVYDGSWTEWATQPGNPIHTLATD
- the LOC122041817 gene encoding thiosulfate/3-mercaptopyruvate sulfurtransferase 1, mitochondrial-like isoform X1; protein product: METREPIVSAEWLHSNLANSDIKVLDASWYMPQEKRNPLEEYQVAHIPGAVFFDIDQISDPTTDLPHMLPLEEAFAAAVSVLGIQNTDSVIIYDGKGLFSAPRVWWTFRIFGHNKVWVLNGGLPHWLKAGYEVEATTPENVTLRATAVRKAIKSIYHGQYVGPATFKTNFRPQMIWGIEQVKQNMTDKTHQLLDARSKGRFDGVAPEPREGIKSGHIPESKCVPFTEMVDSSSLLLPEDELHKKFSQAGVSLDNPIVASCGSGMTACILCVGLHRLGKLDVPVYDGSWTEWATQPGNPIHTLATD